The following are encoded together in the Glycine soja cultivar W05 chromosome 5, ASM419377v2, whole genome shotgun sequence genome:
- the LOC114412869 gene encoding selenium-binding protein 2-like isoform X1 yields MEREIEHCDKVMSQSSMDACPKSGPGYASPLAAISGPRETLLYVTAIYSGTGRDKPDFLATVDVDPSSPTYSKVIHRLPVPYLGDELHHFGWNSCSSCYGDPTAVRRYLILPSLVSGRIYVVDTKANPRSPSLHKVVEPEDIISKTGLAYAHTSHCLASGDVLISFLGDKDGNAEGSGFLLLDHEFNLKGRWEKPGHSPSFGYDFWYQPQHKTMISSSWGAPAAFTKGFNLQHVSDGLYGRHLHVYSWPGGELRQTLDLGESGLLPLEVRFLHDPSKDTGFVGCALSSNMVRFFKTEDESWSHEVAISVKPLKVQNWILPEMPGLITDFLISLDDRFLYFVNWLHGDIRQYNIEDPKNPVRTGQVWVGGLLQKGSPIVAITEDGNTWHSDVPDILGNKLRAGPQMIQLSLDGKRLYVTNSLFSAWDKQFYPELVEKGSHMLQIDVDTENGGLKINPNFFVDFGAEPGGSCLAHEMRYPGGDCTSDIWI; encoded by the exons ATGGAGAGAGAGATTGAACATTGTGACAAGGTGATGAGCCAAAGCAGCATGGATGCTTGTCCCAAATCAGGGCCTGGTTATGCTTCACCACTAGCAGCCATTTCTGGTCCCAGAGAGACTCTCCTTTATGTCACTGCTATCTACTCAG GAACAGGAAGGGATAAGCCTGACTTTCTGGCCACAGTGGATGTGGATCCAAGCTCTCCAACGTATTCAAAAGTTATCCATAGGCTACCTGTACCTTATTTAGGTGATGAACTGCACCATTTTGGGTGGAATTCATGCAGCTCTTGCTATGGAGATCCAACAGCAGTTCGGCGATATCTGATTTTGCCTTCACTGGT ATCAGGCCGCATTTATGTGGTTGACACAAAAGCAAATCCAAGGTCTCCATCTTTGCACAAAGTTGTTGAGCCAGAAGACATTATAAGTAAGACTGGATTAGCTTATGCACACACATCTCATTGCCTTGCTTCTGGTGACGTGTTGATCTCATTTCTTGGAGACAAAGATGGAAATGCAGAAGGAAGTGGATTTCTTCTCCTTGATcatgaatttaatttgaaaGGAAG GTGGGAGAAACCTGGGCACAGTCCATCATTTGGGTATGACTTCTGGTACCAACCACAGCATAAGACTATGATTAGCTCATCATGGGGTGCTCCTGCTGCTTTCACCAAAGGTTTTAATTTACAGCATGTCTCTGATGGTCTTTATGGGAGGCATCTACATGTATACAGCTGGCCTGGGGGTGAACTGAGACAAACATTGGACCTTGGTGAGTCAGGGCTTCTACCCTTGGAG GTAAGATTTCTGCATGATCCTTCTAAAGATACAGGTTTCGTTGGGTGTGCATTGTCAAGTAACATGGTACGCTTTTTCAAGACTGAAGATGAATCATGGAGTCATGAG GTTGCAATATCAGTGAAACCATTGAAAGTGCAAAACTGGATTCTTCCAGAAATGCCAGGGCTTATAACTGATTTTCTGATATCTCTCGATGATCGGTTTCTGTACTTTGTGAATTGGCTTCATGGTGATATAAGACAATATAACATTGAGGACCCTAAAAATCCTGTACGGACTGGCCAAGTATGGGTTGGGGGACTGCTACAGAAAGGAAGCCCTATAGTAGCTATAACTGAAGATGGTAATACTTGGCATTCTGATGTTCCAGACATCCTG ggAAATAAGTTGAGAGCTGGCCCTCAGATGATTCAGTTGAGTTTGGATGGTAAGCGGCTATATGTTACAAACTCACTCTTCAGTGCATGGGATAAACAATTTTATCCAGAGCTTGTAGAGAAAGGATCCCACATGTTACAGATTGATGTTGATACTGAAAATGGTGGTCTGAAAATTAACCCTAACTTTTTTGTTGACTTTGGAGCTGAGCCTGGAGGTTCCTGCCTTGCACATGAGATGAGATATCCTGGTGGTGACTGCACTTCAGATATATGGATTTGA
- the LOC114412869 gene encoding selenium-binding protein 1-like isoform X2 produces the protein MQLLLWRSNSSSAISDFAFTAYFRSGRIYVVDTKANPRSPSLHKVVEPEDIISKTGLAYAHTSHCLASGDVLISFLGDKDGNAEGSGFLLLDHEFNLKGRWEKPGHSPSFGYDFWYQPQHKTMISSSWGAPAAFTKGFNLQHVSDGLYGRHLHVYSWPGGELRQTLDLGESGLLPLEVRFLHDPSKDTGFVGCALSSNMVRFFKTEDESWSHEVAISVKPLKVQNWILPEMPGLITDFLISLDDRFLYFVNWLHGDIRQYNIEDPKNPVRTGQVWVGGLLQKGSPIVAITEDGNTWHSDVPDILGNKLRAGPQMIQLSLDGKRLYVTNSLFSAWDKQFYPELVEKGSHMLQIDVDTENGGLKINPNFFVDFGAEPGGSCLAHEMRYPGGDCTSDIWI, from the exons ATGCAGCTCTTGCTATGGAGATCCAACAGCAGTTCGGCGATATCTGATTTTGCCTTCACTG CATATTTCAGATCAGGCCGCATTTATGTGGTTGACACAAAAGCAAATCCAAGGTCTCCATCTTTGCACAAAGTTGTTGAGCCAGAAGACATTATAAGTAAGACTGGATTAGCTTATGCACACACATCTCATTGCCTTGCTTCTGGTGACGTGTTGATCTCATTTCTTGGAGACAAAGATGGAAATGCAGAAGGAAGTGGATTTCTTCTCCTTGATcatgaatttaatttgaaaGGAAG GTGGGAGAAACCTGGGCACAGTCCATCATTTGGGTATGACTTCTGGTACCAACCACAGCATAAGACTATGATTAGCTCATCATGGGGTGCTCCTGCTGCTTTCACCAAAGGTTTTAATTTACAGCATGTCTCTGATGGTCTTTATGGGAGGCATCTACATGTATACAGCTGGCCTGGGGGTGAACTGAGACAAACATTGGACCTTGGTGAGTCAGGGCTTCTACCCTTGGAG GTAAGATTTCTGCATGATCCTTCTAAAGATACAGGTTTCGTTGGGTGTGCATTGTCAAGTAACATGGTACGCTTTTTCAAGACTGAAGATGAATCATGGAGTCATGAG GTTGCAATATCAGTGAAACCATTGAAAGTGCAAAACTGGATTCTTCCAGAAATGCCAGGGCTTATAACTGATTTTCTGATATCTCTCGATGATCGGTTTCTGTACTTTGTGAATTGGCTTCATGGTGATATAAGACAATATAACATTGAGGACCCTAAAAATCCTGTACGGACTGGCCAAGTATGGGTTGGGGGACTGCTACAGAAAGGAAGCCCTATAGTAGCTATAACTGAAGATGGTAATACTTGGCATTCTGATGTTCCAGACATCCTG ggAAATAAGTTGAGAGCTGGCCCTCAGATGATTCAGTTGAGTTTGGATGGTAAGCGGCTATATGTTACAAACTCACTCTTCAGTGCATGGGATAAACAATTTTATCCAGAGCTTGTAGAGAAAGGATCCCACATGTTACAGATTGATGTTGATACTGAAAATGGTGGTCTGAAAATTAACCCTAACTTTTTTGTTGACTTTGGAGCTGAGCCTGGAGGTTCCTGCCTTGCACATGAGATGAGATATCCTGGTGGTGACTGCACTTCAGATATATGGATTTGA
- the LOC114412870 gene encoding protein RALF-like 32, protein MASKSSTIRLLCFCYFMLFSFMHFSSCTVFSLKSHASTCNGSIAECNQEDELLMESEISRRFLEQKRSYISNGALQRDKPVCNGGGSGEAYSKTGGCLPPPSNPQNRGCSKYYRCRSDS, encoded by the coding sequence ATGGCCTCAAAATCATCCACCATTAGACTTCTTTGTTTCTGCTACTTCATGCTCTTCAGCTTTATGCATTTCAGCAGCTGCACTGTGTTCTCATTGAAAAGTCATGCAAGCACATGCAATGGTTCCATAGCTGAATGCAATCAAGAAGATGAGCTGTTGATGGAGTCCGAAATAAGCCGAAGGTTTTTGGAGCAGAAGAGATCATACATTTCCAATGGAGCTTTACAGAGAGATAAACCAGTTTGTAATGGTGGTGGCTCTGGTGAAGCTTATAGTAAAACTGGAGGGTGTcttcctccaccctcaaatcctCAAAATAGAGGCTGCTCTAAGTATTATCGTTGTAGGTCTGACTCTTGA
- the LOC114412871 gene encoding microfibrillar-associated protein 1-like produces the protein MSVTAGVSDTVIAVRDKLRGKIGQTKVKRYWPGKVPEWADDENEDAAPADIRPSREAALEKAFPRHQEDTAIVRKDDRRLRRLAQSRIDNREEVRADHRRIRQAEIVSTIEEEARRQEWLEFEEEDENALAERRRLIKEKLLQREQEEALPQEEEEEEEEEEEEEESEYETDSDEEYTGVAMVKPVFVPKSERDTIAERERLEAEELALEDKRKRRLEERRIETKQIVVEEIRKDEEIQKNLEMEANIADVDTDDEVNEAEEYEAWKVREIGRIKRDREDREAMLKEKEEIEKVRNMTEEERREWERRNPKPAPPPKQKWRFMQKYYHKGAFFQNESDDRAATVGSDGIFARDFSAPTGEDKMDKTILPKVMQVKHFGRSGRTKWTHLVNEDTTDWNNPWTYNDPLRAKYNDKMAAMNAPIVKPKGSRKLKDWESR, from the exons ATGTCGGTGACAGCGGGTGTTAGTGATACTGTGATAGCAGTTAGGGATAAGCTCAGAGGTAAAATTGGCCAAACTAAAGTTAAGCGTTATTGGCCTGGTAAAGTTCCTGAATGGGCTGATGATGAGAACGAAGATGCTGCCCCCGCCGATATTAGACCCTCCAGGGAAGCTGCCCTGGAGAAAGCCTTTCCTCGTCACCAAGAAGATACTGCTATTGTCAGAAAAGATGATCGTAGGCTCCGCCGTTTGGCTCAGAGCCGGATAGATAACCGTGAGGAGGTCCGAGCTGATCATCGCCGCATTCGCCAGGCTGAAATTGTTTCCACCATTGAAGAGGAGGCCAGGAGGCAGGAATGGTTGGAgtttgaagaagaagatgagaacGCTTTGGCGGAAAGAAGGAGGCTGATTAAAGAGAAGTTGCTTCAAAGAGAGCAGGAAGAGGCGCTTCCtcaggaagaggaagaggaggaagaagaagaggaggaggaggaggaatctGAGTACGAGACTGACTCCGATGAGGAATATACTGGAGTGGCTATGGTGAAGCCTGTGTTTGTTCCCAAGTCCGAGAGAGATACCATCGCGGAGCGTGAGCGTCTTGAGGCTGAGGAGCTGGCTCTTGaggataaaaggaaaaggagatTGGAGGAACGGAGGATTGAGACAAAGCAGATTGTTGTTGAGGAGATCCGAAAGGATGAagaaatccagaaaaacttggAAATGGAGGCCAACATTGCTGATGTGGATACTGATGATGAAGTCAATGAGGCAGAAGAATATGAAGCTTGGAAAGTGAGAGAGATTGGTAGGATCAAGAGGGATAGGGAGGATCGGGAGGCAATgttgaaagaaaaggaagagattGAGAAGGTGAGAAACATGACAGAGGAAGAGAGGAGGGAGTGGGAAAGGAGGAATCCCAAACCTGCTCCACCACCAAAGCAGAAATGGAGATTTATGCAGAAATATTATCACAAAGGTGCTTTCTTCCAGAATGAATCTGATGACCGAGCTGCCACTGTTGGATCTGATGGTATTTTTGCTCGTGATTTCTCTGCCCCAACTGGGGAGGATAAAATGGACAAGACAATATTACCTAAGGTTATGCAAGTCAAGCACTTTGGTCGTAGTGGAAGAACCAAGTGGACCCATCTTGTCAACGAGGATACTACTGATTGGAATAACCC GTGGACTTACAATGATCCACTTCGTGCAAAGTATAATGACAAAATGGCAGCAATGAACGCACCTATAGTGAAACCTAAAGGAAGCAGGAAATTAAAGGATTGGGAATCTCGATGA
- the LOC114412872 gene encoding putative pentatricopeptide repeat-containing protein At1g12700, mitochondrial, translating to MLRRIPSFSRFRLLHHMMGTFSHSLFIHSPSSSLSFSKHCHCSTNTDDTESHSNGTQLLISMRNLCWSGKLKNIDEALDLFQGMARMKPLPSVKDFTLLLGAIVRLKHYTTAISLVKHMFSSLGIEADTITLNIVINCLCRLKLVAFGFSVLGTMFKLGLEPTVMTLTTLINGLCVQGNVAQAVGLADHMEKMWYPLDVYTYGVLINGLCKTGDTLAAVGWLRKMEERNWKPNVVVYSTIMDGLCKDGLVSEALNLCSEMNGKGVRPNLVTYACLIQGLCNFGRWKEAGSLLDEMMKMGMRPDLQMLNILVDAFCKEGKVMQAKSVIGFMILTGEGPDVFTYNSLIHIYCLQNKMNEAMRVFHLMVSRGRLPDIVVFTSLIHGWCKDKNINKAMHLLEEMSKMGFVPDVATWTTLIGGFCQAGRPLAAKELFLNMHKYGQVPNLQTCAVILDGLCKENLLSEAVSLAKAMEKSNLDLNIVIYSILLDGMCSAGKLNAAWELFSSLPGKGLQINVYTYTIMIKGLCKQGSLDKAEDLLINMEENGCLPNNCTYNVFVQGLLTKKEIARSIKYLTIMRDKGFSVDAATTEFIINYLSTNEGDTKIREFLFPKR from the coding sequence ATGCTTCGAAGAATACCCTCTTTCTCTCGTTTTCGTCTTCTTCATCACATGATGGGCACTTTCTCTCATTCCCTTTTCATCcactctccttcttcttctctgtcTTTTTCAAAGCACTGTCATTGCTCCACAAACACTGATGACACTGAGAGCCATAGCAACGGAACCCAGCTCTTGATTTCCATGAGAAACCTATGCTGGTCAGGTAAATTGAAGAATATTGATGAAGCTTTGGACTTGTTCCAAGGCATGGCTAGAATGAAGCCTTTGCCTTCTGTGAAGGACTTCACTTTGTTGTTGGGTGCTATTGTGAGGTTGAAGCATTACACCACTGCCATCTCTTTAGTTAAGCACATGTTTTCTTCTCTAGGCATAGAAGCTGATACCATTACTCTTAATATAGTGATCAATTGTCTTTGCCGTTTGAAGTTGGTTGCTTTTGGGTTCTCTGTGTTGGGAACTATGTTCAAACTTGGTTTGGAGCCCACTGTGATGACTCTCACCACTCTCATTAACGGGCTTTGTGTCCAGGGCAATGTGGCTCAGGCTGTGGGACTGGCTGATCATATGGAGAAAATGTGGTATCCATTGGATGTTTACACATATGGGGTGTTGATTAATGGGTTGTGTAAGACGGGAGACACTTTGGCGGCAGTAGGGTGGCTAAGGAAGATGGAGGAAAGGAATTGGAAACCTAATGTGGTGGTTTACAGCACAATTATGGACGGTTTGTGCAAGGATGGATTGGTATCTGAGGCGTTGAATTTGTGCTCGGAAATGAATGGAAAAGGTGTTCGACCTAATCTGGTCACTTACGCTTGCTTGATTCAAGGTCTTTGCAATTTTGGAAGATGGAAAGAGGCGGGTTCTCTGCTGGATGAGATGATGAAAATGGGAATGAGGCCGGATTTGCAAATGCTCAATATTTTAGTTGATGCTTTCTGCAAAGAAGGAAAAGTGATGCAGGCTAAAAGTGTGATTGGTTTTATGATTCTGACTGGGGAAGGGCCAGATGTCTTCACCTATAATTCATTGATTCATATATATTGtttgcaaaataaaatgaatgaggCCATGAGAGTATTTCATTTAATGGTTAGCAGGGGCCGTTTACCGGACATTGTGGTTTTTACTTCACTTATCCATGGATGGTGTaaggacaaaaatattaataaggcTATGCATCTGTTGGAGGAAATGAGTAAGATGGGATTTGTTCCTGATGTTGCCACTTGGACCACTCTTATAGGTGGGTTTTGTCAAGCAGGTAGACCATTAGCTGCAAAAGAACTGTTTCTAAATATGCACAAATATGGTCAAGTCCCCAATCTCCAGACTTGTGCTGTTATATTAGATGGCCTATGTAAAGAAAATCTTCTTTCTGAGGCAGTGTCGTTGGCTAAGGCAATGGAGAAGAGTAATTTGGATCTTAATATTGTAATTTATAGTATTTTGCTTGACGGAATGTGCAGCGCTGGAAAACTGAATGCTGCATGGGAACTCTTTTCTAGTTTGCCTGGTAAAGGTTTGCAAATTAACGTTTATACTTATACCATTATGATTAAGGGTCTCTGTAAACAAGGCTCGTTGGATAAAGCTGAAGACTTACTGATAAATATGGAAGAGAATGGCTGCCTGCCAAATAACTGCACTTACAATGTCTTTGTCCAAGGCTTGCTGACAAAAAAGGAGATTGCAAGGTCAATAAAATACCTTACAATAATGAGAGACAAAGGGTTTTCAGTAGATGCTGCTACCACAGAATTTATTATCAACTACTTATCTACTAATGAAGGAGACACCAAAATTCGAGAATTTTTGTTTCCAAAAAGATAG
- the LOC114412874 gene encoding protein BUD31 homolog 2, with amino-acid sequence MPKVKTNRVKYPEGWELIEPTLRELQAKMREAENDPHDGKRKCETLWPIFKIAHQKSRYIFDLYHRRKEISKELYEFCLDQGYADRNLIAKWKKPGYERLCCLRCMQPRDHNFATTCVCRVPKQLREEKVIECVHCGCKGCASGD; translated from the exons ATGCCAAAAGTAAAGACAAATCGTGTTAAATACCCAGAGGGCTGGGAATTGATTGAGCCTACACTCCGTGAACTTCAAGCAAAGATGAGGGAAG CTGAGAATGATCCACATGATGGCAAAAGAAAATGTGAGACATTATGGCCAATATTTAAGATTGCACACCAGAAGAGCCGCTACATATTTGACCTCTACCATCGGAGGAAGGAAATTTCTAAAGAACTGTATGAATTCTGTTTAGATCAAGGATATGCTGACCGCAATCTAATTGCAAAATGGAAGAAG CCTGGTTATGAACGTCTTTGCTGCCTGAGGTGCATGCAGCCACGTGATCACAATTTTGCCACCACTTGTGTTTGCAGAGTTCCCAAGCAACTTAGGGAGGAGAAGGTCATAGAGTGTGTTCACTGTGGGTGCAAGGGTTGTGCAAGTGGGGACTGA